The following proteins come from a genomic window of Megalobrama amblycephala isolate DHTTF-2021 linkage group LG1, ASM1881202v1, whole genome shotgun sequence:
- the LOC125264751 gene encoding uncharacterized protein LOC125264751: protein MQASSSTPFADIIASLAVLHRKQQQALLELRSDQERCFQAILQTQQEDREAFRSWIDREVHREPTEQPAVPVHLPLNKMGPLDDPEVFLELFERSAEACKWPRDQWSMRLVPLLSGEAQVAAQQLPVQNLLVYDDLRRAIVQRVGRTPEQHRQRFRSLDLGESGRPFMMAQQLRDSCRKWLLAEGSDVDLVIDRVVLEQFITRLPKKTAKWVQCHRPTSLDSAIQLAEDHMVACQGVGEPLPAASLSPSLLSPSLSRPVPLPRSRPPGPPRGQPPSQGGGTPCCRDGPHSCFSPFSAPSIQPTLCHWSGGQVWAGLLAVWGSGSFCG from the coding sequence ATGCAAGCATCGTCCTCCACCCCATTTGCGGACATCATCGCGTCCCTCGCGGTTCTGCACCGCAAACAACAACAGGCCCTGCTGGAGCTAAGAAGTGATCAGGAGCGGTGCTTTCAAGCCATCCTACAGAcccagcaggaggaccgcgaggcgttccggagctggattgacCGGGAGGTTCACCGGGAGCCcaccgagcagcccgctgtgcCTGTCCACCTGCCCCTAAACAAGATGGGCCCACTGGACGATCCAGAAGTTTTCCTCGAGCTCTTTGAGAGATCCGCTGAGGCGTGTAAATGGCCGCGGGACCAGTGGTCTATGAGGCTGGTCCCGCTCCTCTCAGGAGAAGCACAGGTGGCGGCACAGCAGCTCCCAGtccagaacctcctggtctATGACGACCTACGGCGGGCCATCGTCCAGCGGGTTGGTCGGACCCCAGAGCAGCATCGACAGCGCTTCCGCTCCCTTGACCTGGGTGAGTCCGGCCGGCCCTTCATGATGGCCCAGcagctccgggactcgtgcCGCAAATGGTTGCTGGCTGAGGGAAGCGACGTGGACCTGGTCATCGATCGCGTGGTGCTGGAGCAGTTCATCACTCGGCTCCCGAAAAAAACTGCcaagtgggtccagtgccaccggccCACGTCGCTGGACTCAGCCATCCAATTGGCGGAGGACCACATGGTGGCGTGCCAAGGGGTCGGCGAGCCCCTTCCagctgcctctctctctccctctcttttgtccccctctctctctagaCCTGTCCCTCTTCCTAGGTCTCGTCCGCCCGGCCCACCTCGTGGACAGCCACCTTCCCAGGGGGGCGGGACTCCCTGCTGCCGGGACGGAccccactcctgcttctcccctTTCTCCGCGCCATCCATTCAGCCCACTCTCTGCCACTGgagcggcgggcaggtctgggccggcctgttggcgGTGTGGGGATCCGGATCATTTTGTGGATAA